A region of the Candidatus Taylorbacteria bacterium genome:
TATGGTGACATCAAAGAAAAAGTTCTCTCGAGTTTGAAAGAGCACTTCCGTCCGGAGTTTTTGAATCGGCTCGATGACATCATTATCTTTGACATTTTGTCGGCTGAAGCGATTTTCGACATCGTGAAGATTCAAGTCGAGATTGTAAAAGACCGGCTCAAGGCGAAAGACATTATGCTCGTTGTCGGCGACGATGTTATTAAATTTCTTGCAAAGGAAGGATACAATCCGCAATACGGCGCGCGACCATTGAAGCGACTCATTCAAAACAAGATGCTGACTCCTATTGCCTCCCACATGATTTCAAAAGGCGGACTCAAGGACGGAGTCATCACAGTCGGGATGAAAGGTACGGAGTTTGTGTTCGACGTGAAAAAAAGCAGAAAAACTGCTCCAATAAAAACAGAGACCCCGACCCCTTCTCCAGAATCTGTCTCGGCGGTGTCATAAAAATGGCAAAAAATATCAAGGCCCGACCTTGCTATGGAATTTCTAGTCGTATCTTTTTTTCCAAAGATTCGTGCGGATTTGGATGAGTTCAGAAAGCATGTGTACCATTCCGACGAGAGAGAGTCTGCTGTCGGAGTCGTTTTTCCATTCAACTCCCACTTCCTTAATATTAAAATTGAATTTTCGCGCTAGGGCCAAAATCTCGACGTCGAATGCCCACCGTTCTATGGTCTGCTTGGAAAAGAGGAAGTTCGCGGCCTCTCGTCTAAAAAGTTTGAAGCCATTTTGAGAGTCTGATAGGGCGAGTGGCACTATCATTTTCACGACAAGTCTCCATACTCCTCCCAAAAATCGCCTTGCTTTCGGCTGTTCCACGAGAATCCGCGAATCCGGTCTCTGCCGAGAGCTTATAACAATGTCGTAAATGTCTTTCT
Encoded here:
- a CDS encoding dolichyl-phosphate beta-glucosyltransferase, whose protein sequence is MFLSVIIPAYNEEKRIVRTIEDSHEYLKTQNYEYEIIVVNDGSNDGTSKIVGDLSRAYPRVRLINLENNKGKGFAVKEGMRLSRGQFKLFMDADNSTTIANVDRFLPYLQKDIYDIVISSRQRPDSRILVEQPKARRFLGGVWRLVVKMIVPLALSDSQNGFKLFRREAANFLFSKQTIERWAFDVEILALARKFNFNIKEVGVEWKNDSDSRLSLVGMVHMLSELIQIRTNLWKKRYD